A genome region from Dethiobacter alkaliphilus AHT 1 includes the following:
- a CDS encoding DUF4912 domain-containing protein, producing the protein MHAPDRHELNAGWTLPEAYGIDRLVLLPKNPHTLFVYWEITPGLNQKMQDQHGHSWGKGTLIIRLHDLDMRTNQDMEINHDADNWYISVDAADRTYYVELGRMLPDGRFISMLTSNTVRTPRDSISAVIDPRWRMFAFWQERYHRQIPNLSSFALFSREGQLDAEEAKYVD; encoded by the coding sequence ATGCACGCACCGGACCGACACGAACTAAATGCGGGATGGACTCTGCCGGAAGCTTATGGCATCGACCGTTTGGTTCTGCTACCCAAAAACCCACACACCCTTTTTGTGTACTGGGAAATAACTCCCGGTCTTAACCAAAAAATGCAGGACCAACACGGACATTCCTGGGGAAAGGGCACACTCATCATACGCTTGCACGATCTGGATATGAGGACAAATCAGGATATGGAAATCAATCATGACGCCGACAACTGGTATATTTCAGTTGATGCGGCAGACCGGACTTATTATGTGGAATTGGGCCGCATGCTACCCGACGGGCGTTTTATTTCCATGCTTACCTCCAACACCGTGCGCACTCCCCGTGATTCCATTTCGGCAGTAATTGATCCCCGATGGAGGATGTTTGCATTCTGGCAGGAGCGCTATCACCGGCAGATACCCAACCTATCCTCCTTTGCCTTGTTTTCCAGAGAAGGACAGTTAGACGCAGAGGAGGCGAAATACGTTGACTAA
- a CDS encoding glycoside hydrolase family 57 protein, which translates to MTKGYLSLVLHAHLPFVRHPEYDYSFEEKWYFEALTETYLPLLQTFNRLNADNVDYRITVSVSPTLAAMWQDEYLREKYRGYLERLLDLADKEVTRTAGDAEFSPLARHYRQRFQEAYHQFFEHHQGNLVGAFRSLAESGKVELICCAGTHGYLPLLNTQPEAVYAQLYTAVEQHTRLFGKQPQGIWLPECAYEYGIDNFLRELGIHYFFVDTHGILFAKPRPAFGTYSPLITPAGVAAFGRDEESSKQVWSKTEGYPGDFYYRDFYRDIGYDLPLDYIGPYIHPDGIRLHTGFKYHRITGTTDHKEPYQPHIAQQKVAEHAGNFMFNREKQIEYLAGEMGRPPIIVAPYDAELFGHWWYEGPAWLEDFFRKVHYDQDTFKTITPSEYLGLGLPLQEAEPSSSSWGSEGYHDVWLNKDNDRLYRHLHMAAQRMRQATVDFPLAQGQQKEALNQMGRELLLAQASDWPFIISTGTMVQYARERIEDHVVRFNRLHEQLYANNIDTDWLEKLKAKDNLFPHLDYHIFAPQQSMEKVATPIN; encoded by the coding sequence TTGACTAAAGGCTATTTATCACTGGTTCTTCATGCCCACTTGCCTTTTGTGCGGCACCCCGAATATGACTATTCATTTGAAGAAAAATGGTATTTTGAAGCGTTAACGGAAACATACCTGCCGCTGTTGCAAACGTTTAACCGCCTTAATGCAGATAATGTTGACTATCGCATTACAGTTTCTGTTTCTCCCACACTGGCGGCCATGTGGCAGGACGAGTATCTGCGGGAGAAATATCGCGGCTACCTGGAAAGGTTGTTGGACCTGGCAGATAAAGAAGTAACCCGGACCGCCGGTGATGCAGAGTTTTCTCCACTGGCCCGTCACTACCGTCAGCGCTTCCAGGAAGCCTATCATCAGTTCTTTGAGCATCATCAGGGTAACTTGGTCGGCGCTTTTCGCAGCCTGGCGGAATCAGGCAAGGTGGAATTAATCTGCTGTGCAGGTACCCATGGCTACCTGCCCCTTTTAAATACCCAGCCCGAAGCGGTCTATGCACAGCTTTATACCGCCGTTGAGCAGCATACCCGCCTGTTTGGTAAACAGCCCCAGGGCATCTGGCTGCCGGAATGTGCCTATGAATACGGCATTGATAACTTCCTACGGGAGCTGGGCATTCACTATTTCTTTGTGGACACCCATGGCATCTTATTTGCCAAACCCCGTCCCGCCTTTGGCACCTACAGCCCGCTCATCACTCCCGCCGGGGTGGCAGCATTTGGCCGTGATGAAGAATCCAGTAAACAGGTTTGGAGCAAGACCGAGGGTTATCCCGGCGATTTTTATTACCGCGATTTTTACCGCGATATCGGTTATGACCTCCCTCTGGATTATATCGGCCCCTATATCCACCCTGACGGCATTCGGCTGCATACCGGTTTTAAATACCACCGCATCACCGGCACAACGGATCACAAAGAACCTTACCAGCCCCATATCGCTCAACAAAAAGTGGCGGAGCATGCAGGTAACTTTATGTTCAACCGTGAAAAACAGATCGAATATCTGGCCGGTGAAATGGGACGCCCACCCATTATTGTGGCCCCCTATGATGCCGAACTGTTTGGCCATTGGTGGTATGAAGGTCCGGCCTGGCTGGAGGATTTTTTCCGCAAAGTGCATTATGACCAGGATACCTTTAAGACCATCACTCCCAGTGAATATCTGGGTCTGGGACTGCCTCTGCAGGAGGCCGAGCCCAGTTCATCCAGTTGGGGCAGTGAGGGGTATCATGATGTGTGGTTAAACAAAGATAATGACCGGCTCTATCGGCACCTGCATATGGCGGCACAGCGAATGCGCCAGGCCACCGTGGACTTTCCCCTGGCACAGGGCCAACAAAAAGAGGCCCTCAACCAGATGGGCCGGGAGCTGCTTTTAGCCCAGGCCAGTGACTGGCCATTCATCATTTCCACCGGCACCATGGTACAGTATGCCAGAGAGCGTATCGAAGATCATGTGGTACGCTTCAACAGGCTCCATGAGCAGCTTTATGCCAACAATATCGATACCGACTGGCTTGAAAAACTAAAAGCCAAGGATAACCTGTTCCCCCATCTGGACTATCACATTTTTGCCCCCCAGCAAAGCATGGAAAAAGTGGCTACACCAATTAACTAG
- a CDS encoding sugar phosphate nucleotidyltransferase — MKAIIMAGGQGSRLRPLTCDRPKPMVPIMNRPMMEHIVSLLKSYDLKEIGVTLQYLPEQIENYFGDGREFGVNMRYFIEDSPLGTAGSVKNSGSFLDETFIVISGDALTDFDLQKAIEFHRAKGGVATLVLTSVETPLEYGVVIANDEGRITQFLEKPSWGEVFSDTVNTGIYILEPEVLQYVPEGAQFDFAKDLFPLLMQKGYPLYGYVAEGYWCDIGNIEQYHGAHLDILKDTVKVNIQEREQSPGVYVGENVIIEPGAQINAPALIGSGSRIGRGACVDSYTVLGPNTQVEAYASVKRGLIWRNGYIGQRAQIRGAMLCNRVQVMRHSALYEGSVVGDDTTIEENSIIKPNVKIWPHKLVESGSVVSESLIWGAKPAKSLFGFDGISGIVNVEITPELVAKLSVAYGSLLGEGSQVVVSSDDWKASRMLKEAAVSGLLSAGIRVYDLGETVTPITRRAVKELDVKGGIHLQLSREDNTNTKIKFFDSEGLNLAKGWERKIEQAYYREDFKRIKGLEVGETVKLTSFTEKYLQQLLDGLDLQVLKNTQRKVVLAYPTPWLYSLLVPFLQQLNCEVFTISLPAGEPLTMSVLQNHFNEVAEAVTGNGADLGVVMDANAENLVLFDSQGRYVDEDMFMALSSLIIFKANAGGTMAVPITAPGVIEQLAKEHKGRVLRTKTEPRSLMEALSESEAENMKYDPFTLSFDAIASLGRILEFMASEDVSLATLLDSIPPFFLHKQDVDCSWGVKGAVMRRLIEETQNDDVELVDGVKVRHPQGWALVLPDSERPVYRVYGEGYSTETAEELTDMYAEKIKKIQQELGK, encoded by the coding sequence ATGAAAGCTATTATTATGGCCGGAGGACAGGGGTCCCGCCTGCGTCCTTTGACTTGCGACCGGCCCAAGCCCATGGTGCCTATCATGAACCGGCCCATGATGGAGCATATCGTGTCACTTTTAAAGAGTTATGATCTTAAGGAAATAGGTGTCACCCTGCAGTATCTGCCGGAACAAATCGAGAATTATTTTGGAGACGGCCGGGAGTTTGGCGTAAATATGCGGTATTTCATTGAGGACTCACCACTTGGCACCGCAGGCAGCGTGAAAAACTCCGGTTCCTTTCTGGATGAAACCTTCATTGTTATCAGCGGTGATGCGCTGACCGATTTTGACTTGCAAAAGGCCATTGAGTTCCATCGTGCCAAAGGAGGTGTGGCCACACTGGTTTTGACTTCAGTGGAAACTCCTCTGGAGTATGGTGTGGTTATTGCCAATGATGAAGGCCGGATTACGCAATTTCTGGAGAAACCCAGCTGGGGAGAAGTTTTCAGCGATACCGTTAACACCGGTATTTATATCCTGGAGCCTGAAGTGCTGCAGTATGTTCCGGAAGGTGCACAGTTTGACTTTGCCAAGGACCTGTTTCCCTTGTTGATGCAAAAAGGATATCCTCTTTATGGCTATGTGGCCGAAGGATACTGGTGTGATATCGGAAATATTGAACAGTATCACGGGGCGCATCTTGATATCCTCAAGGATACCGTTAAGGTAAATATCCAGGAGCGGGAACAGTCTCCCGGTGTTTATGTGGGGGAAAATGTCATTATTGAGCCGGGAGCGCAAATTAACGCGCCGGCACTGATTGGCAGCGGGTCCCGCATTGGCCGCGGAGCCTGCGTGGATAGCTATACCGTACTGGGCCCCAACACCCAGGTAGAAGCTTATGCTTCGGTAAAGCGCGGCCTGATCTGGCGTAACGGTTATATCGGGCAGCGTGCCCAGATTCGCGGCGCCATGCTCTGCAACCGTGTCCAGGTTATGCGTCACTCTGCTCTTTATGAAGGCTCGGTGGTGGGAGATGATACCACCATTGAAGAGAACAGTATCATTAAGCCAAACGTGAAAATCTGGCCCCACAAACTGGTGGAAAGCGGCAGCGTGGTCTCTGAGAGCTTGATTTGGGGCGCAAAGCCGGCAAAAAGCCTGTTTGGTTTTGACGGTATCAGCGGCATTGTTAATGTGGAAATTACTCCGGAATTGGTGGCTAAACTCAGCGTAGCCTATGGTTCGCTTTTGGGTGAAGGCAGCCAGGTGGTGGTCAGCAGTGATGACTGGAAAGCTTCGCGGATGCTTAAAGAAGCTGCCGTTTCCGGCCTGTTGTCCGCAGGAATCCGGGTCTACGATTTGGGGGAGACCGTTACCCCCATAACCCGGCGCGCAGTAAAAGAACTGGATGTCAAGGGCGGCATCCATCTGCAGCTGTCCCGGGAAGATAACACCAACACCAAGATAAAATTCTTTGATTCCGAAGGACTCAATCTGGCTAAAGGCTGGGAGCGAAAAATTGAGCAGGCTTACTACCGTGAAGATTTTAAACGTATTAAAGGGCTGGAAGTTGGCGAAACCGTTAAGCTCACCAGTTTCACGGAAAAATACCTGCAGCAGCTCCTGGACGGCTTGGATCTGCAGGTTTTAAAAAACACTCAGCGCAAAGTGGTGCTGGCTTATCCCACGCCATGGCTGTACTCGCTCTTGGTGCCGTTTTTGCAGCAGCTAAACTGCGAGGTCTTTACCATTTCCTTGCCGGCGGGTGAGCCGCTGACCATGAGCGTGCTGCAAAATCATTTTAACGAAGTGGCTGAAGCAGTTACCGGCAATGGGGCGGATCTGGGCGTGGTAATGGATGCCAACGCGGAAAACCTGGTGTTGTTTGACAGTCAGGGCCGCTATGTGGATGAGGATATGTTCATGGCCCTTTCTTCGCTCATTATCTTTAAGGCTAACGCCGGCGGAACCATGGCTGTGCCCATTACGGCGCCGGGCGTTATTGAGCAGCTGGCCAAAGAGCATAAAGGTCGTGTACTGCGCACCAAAACCGAACCGCGCTCACTGATGGAAGCACTGTCAGAAAGCGAAGCGGAAAACATGAAATACGATCCGTTTACCCTGTCTTTTGATGCCATAGCTTCTTTGGGTCGGATTCTGGAATTTATGGCCAGTGAAGATGTAAGCTTGGCCACTTTGCTGGACAGTATCCCGCCGTTTTTTCTCCACAAACAGGATGTGGACTGCTCCTGGGGAGTGAAAGGAGCGGTGATGCGCCGGTTAATTGAAGAGACCCAAAACGATGATGTGGAGTTGGTGGACGGCGTGAAAGTCCGTCATCCCCAAGGATGGGCACTGGTACTTCCGGATTCGGAGCGGCCGGTTTACCGGGTCTACGGTGAAGGGTACTCCACCGAAACTGCAGAAGAGCTGACCGATATGTATGCCGAAAAAATTAAAAAAATCCAGCAAGAGCTGGGTAAATAA
- a CDS encoding glycosyltransferase family 4 protein codes for MRVLMFSWEYPPRVVGGLARHVHDLSVALAAGGTEVDVITVDEDGTAEPEEIMNGVRVLRIKPYHLVPRDFISGILQLNLTMLEKTLSLFQQGESYDLIHAHDWLVAYAARAVKHAARLPLVATIHATEYGRNRGLHTDEQRYISDVEWWLTYEAWKVICCSRYMYNELQTVFHLPDDKIETVPNGVDPRQFVAGRHDSTVRERFAAADEKIVFFIGRLVQEKGVHVLLDAAPRILAAEPKTKFVIAGKGPALESLRSQARQMGIENRIYFTGYIDDHTRNALYQSASVAVFPSLYEPFGIVALEGMAANVPVVVSETGGLGDIVEHGIDGLKCFPGDAASLADQVISLLANESSARNMAEQALQKIKKQYSWQEIAGQTRNIYQQVLAEFSNCEWSIPHQEMVAEEKPRVHVLQRHH; via the coding sequence TTGCGTGTACTGATGTTCTCCTGGGAATATCCGCCGCGTGTAGTTGGTGGTTTGGCACGACATGTCCATGATTTGAGTGTGGCACTGGCAGCAGGCGGTACGGAAGTTGATGTGATTACTGTGGATGAAGACGGCACGGCGGAACCTGAGGAAATAATGAATGGAGTGCGTGTCCTGCGCATTAAGCCGTATCATTTGGTGCCGCGGGATTTTATTTCCGGTATTTTGCAGCTCAACCTAACCATGCTGGAGAAAACTTTATCACTTTTTCAGCAGGGGGAAAGCTATGATCTTATTCATGCCCATGACTGGCTGGTGGCCTATGCGGCCCGGGCGGTAAAGCATGCGGCGCGGCTGCCGCTGGTGGCCACAATCCATGCCACCGAATACGGCAGAAACCGCGGTTTGCATACCGATGAACAGCGTTATATCAGTGATGTGGAGTGGTGGTTGACGTATGAGGCCTGGAAAGTAATTTGCTGCAGCAGGTATATGTATAATGAGCTGCAAACGGTCTTTCATTTGCCCGACGATAAGATTGAAACTGTTCCCAATGGTGTGGATCCCCGCCAGTTTGTGGCGGGACGCCATGATAGTACAGTGCGCGAGCGGTTTGCTGCAGCAGATGAGAAGATTGTCTTTTTTATTGGCCGTCTGGTTCAGGAAAAGGGAGTACACGTTTTACTGGACGCGGCACCGCGCATTTTGGCCGCGGAGCCTAAAACCAAATTTGTTATTGCCGGCAAAGGCCCTGCCTTGGAAAGCCTGCGTTCTCAGGCACGGCAGATGGGTATTGAGAATCGTATCTATTTTACCGGCTATATTGATGACCATACCCGTAACGCACTGTATCAGTCCGCATCTGTGGCAGTTTTCCCCAGCCTGTATGAACCTTTTGGTATTGTGGCACTGGAAGGAATGGCAGCCAACGTCCCGGTTGTTGTCTCGGAAACCGGAGGCCTGGGAGACATTGTGGAGCACGGCATAGACGGTTTAAAGTGCTTCCCCGGTGATGCCGCATCTCTGGCGGACCAGGTAATTTCTTTGTTGGCAAATGAATCATCTGCCAGGAATATGGCCGAACAAGCTTTACAAAAGATTAAAAAACAGTATTCTTGGCAGGAAATAGCGGGGCAGACACGGAACATCTATCAACAAGTGCTGGCAGAATTCAGCAACTGTGAGTGGTCAATCCCACATCAGGAAATGGTTGCTGAAGAGAAGCCGCGTGTTCATGTGCTTCAGCGGCACCATTGA
- a CDS encoding DNA internalization-related competence protein ComEC/Rec2 codes for MAALPLIGAAFAVGIWLGRLANVPLVWIALVGMVAAALTIVFTMKKKSATVPLLLLFLFVGMFLSVLAGYQIHHPWSGHLGEERIYTGYIQEVLPAEEGRAAFLFRTESVTVGENEQPLSATVRVSIFLVPEDFVPEYGLRLQLRGIALTPASQRNPGGFDYAAYLESVGVGAVMSVRGHDLQVLDGRGGHLPLWWAHQLRWRALHSLQHYLPESSAGLASGLLLGDRHAVSEETVEAYRRLGIAHLLAVSGLHVGFVAAFALFLASRLFRGRGMLWQALLAAILVLCYVYLTGGRPPVWRAGLTMLLALYARQTGRERDGLLGLAAVGMLMLFFRPLWLFSLSFQFSFAATAGILLLSPRLQQYLVSLPPQVSGPMAVTVAAQLAVLPLQANHFGLFSLLAVPVNLLCVPLVGLVMALGLAGILFGLVSLPLSAPFLFAALPALLILEGLPQSLASLPFAALRVPVVHPVIWLLYGTLLVMFVARISFRPVTGKKLLAVLVGLNILLFALLPVWGQAPLEVTFIDVGQGMAVHVRTPAGSNLLIDAGKPGQGQFAVLPYLRAAGVRSLDFLILTHPHDDHYGGMEAVAEELPVGVFAHNGEVEESEAYGKLLTTLAAAGVIDLVLEEGYRLFLDEVKIEVLAPPAERFTYTVDDVNNNSLVLRFIYKDFALLITGDAETDAVRWLVNNRPQQLRHTLLQVPHHGSAGALSAEFLQLAKPQIAVIPVGHNSFGHPRQETLDLLAEHGIYTYRTDLHGAVTVTTDGYGWQVQPMFSAP; via the coding sequence GTGGCTGCTTTGCCGTTGATAGGTGCTGCTTTTGCGGTGGGGATTTGGCTGGGCCGCCTGGCTAATGTTCCTCTGGTTTGGATTGCACTGGTGGGGATGGTAGCTGCTGCATTAACAATTGTGTTCACCATGAAGAAGAAGTCTGCCACCGTGCCGCTTCTTCTTCTTTTTTTGTTTGTGGGAATGTTTCTTTCTGTTTTGGCCGGGTACCAGATCCATCACCCCTGGAGCGGGCATCTGGGGGAAGAGAGGATTTATACCGGTTATATCCAGGAGGTTCTTCCCGCAGAAGAAGGCCGGGCGGCCTTTCTTTTCCGGACAGAGAGTGTAACGGTGGGAGAAAATGAGCAGCCGCTTTCTGCCACGGTTCGGGTCAGCATTTTTTTGGTACCGGAAGATTTTGTGCCTGAATACGGGCTGCGCTTGCAGCTTAGGGGGATTGCGCTAACGCCGGCGAGCCAAAGAAACCCCGGCGGCTTTGATTATGCTGCCTACCTGGAGTCCGTTGGCGTGGGTGCGGTGATGTCGGTTCGGGGCCATGATTTGCAGGTGCTAGACGGGCGTGGCGGGCATCTGCCGCTGTGGTGGGCCCATCAACTGCGTTGGCGGGCCTTGCATTCTTTGCAACACTATCTGCCGGAGAGCAGCGCCGGGTTGGCTTCCGGCCTGCTGTTAGGAGACAGGCATGCAGTTTCTGAGGAGACGGTGGAGGCCTACCGGCGGTTGGGCATCGCCCACTTACTGGCGGTGTCCGGATTACATGTGGGCTTTGTGGCTGCCTTTGCCTTGTTTCTGGCTTCCCGGCTGTTTCGGGGCCGGGGGATGTTGTGGCAGGCGCTTTTGGCTGCCATTTTGGTGCTCTGCTATGTTTATCTGACCGGAGGTAGGCCTCCGGTCTGGCGGGCCGGGCTGACAATGTTATTGGCGCTGTATGCGCGGCAAACCGGCCGGGAGCGGGACGGTTTGCTGGGACTGGCGGCGGTGGGTATGCTGATGTTGTTTTTCCGCCCGCTGTGGCTCTTTAGTCTTTCTTTTCAGTTCTCCTTTGCCGCCACTGCCGGGATTTTGCTGTTGTCCCCACGGTTGCAGCAGTATCTGGTTTCCCTTCCGCCGCAGGTGTCCGGCCCCATGGCCGTTACTGTGGCGGCCCAACTGGCGGTTTTACCGCTGCAGGCCAATCATTTCGGGCTGTTTTCACTGCTTGCCGTTCCCGTTAATTTGTTGTGCGTGCCTTTGGTGGGGCTGGTGATGGCTCTGGGTTTGGCGGGAATTCTTTTTGGCTTGGTATCTTTACCTTTGTCTGCTCCCTTCTTATTTGCCGCTCTGCCGGCTTTGTTGATCCTGGAAGGTTTACCGCAAAGCTTAGCGTCCCTGCCCTTTGCCGCCTTGCGGGTCCCGGTGGTTCACCCGGTAATTTGGCTTTTGTATGGAACCTTGTTGGTGATGTTTGTGGCCCGGATTTCTTTTCGTCCAGTGACGGGCAAAAAATTGCTGGCTGTTTTAGTGGGTTTGAATATTTTATTGTTTGCTTTGCTGCCTGTTTGGGGACAGGCTCCGTTGGAGGTAACCTTTATTGATGTGGGCCAGGGGATGGCGGTTCATGTTCGCACACCTGCCGGCAGTAACCTGTTAATTGATGCGGGAAAACCGGGACAGGGCCAGTTTGCTGTTCTCCCCTATTTGCGGGCCGCAGGAGTGCGCAGCCTGGACTTTCTCATCCTGACTCACCCCCATGACGACCATTATGGCGGCATGGAAGCCGTTGCAGAAGAGCTCCCTGTGGGGGTTTTTGCGCATAACGGGGAGGTTGAGGAGTCAGAAGCATATGGAAAACTTTTAACCACCCTGGCTGCGGCGGGCGTTATTGATTTGGTTCTGGAAGAGGGGTATCGTCTTTTTCTGGATGAAGTAAAGATTGAGGTGCTGGCTCCTCCGGCAGAGAGATTCACCTATACTGTGGATGATGTAAATAATAATTCGCTGGTGCTACGCTTTATTTATAAAGATTTTGCTCTTCTAATTACCGGTGATGCGGAAACCGATGCGGTGCGCTGGCTTGTTAATAACCGGCCTCAACAACTGAGGCATACCCTGCTGCAGGTGCCGCACCACGGCAGTGCCGGGGCACTGTCTGCTGAATTTCTGCAGCTGGCAAAGCCCCAGATAGCTGTGATTCCGGTGGGACATAATTCCTTTGGCCATCCGCGTCAGGAAACGCTGGATTTGCTGGCTGAGCATGGCATTTATACCTACCGCACCGACCTGCACGGTGCGGTCACGGTGACCACCGACGGATATGGCTGGCAGGTTCAGCCCATGTTTTCTGCACCGTAA
- a CDS encoding DUF4349 domain-containing protein yields the protein MFGKKFLGLFLLLLLLMFMLTACGAVREQAGRGYDDAASPEELNSRAAMEEQYGEDSDGAGDVQHIIRTADLSLDVENLDNVLGEVRQIVQQAGGFIAESSVYGAEENRRSSLTLRIPANQMDDVLAEIDSLGKQTHKSTGGRDVTLQYVDLEARIRNLQRQEERLLDILQDADTVEEILQVEQELGRIRGELESLTAEFRYLSDRVDYATIHVSLRQTPTASPTITGTGLQGVWQRGVAGLINSVNAMVTGLGNFLVFLLTALPYLLFFAVVGVPVSLLIRRFAGNRPRTPDA from the coding sequence ATGTTTGGGAAGAAATTTCTGGGCCTGTTTTTATTGTTGTTGCTGTTAATGTTTATGCTTACCGCTTGCGGAGCTGTACGGGAACAGGCGGGAAGAGGGTATGACGATGCCGCTTCACCGGAGGAACTCAATTCCCGCGCAGCAATGGAAGAGCAGTACGGTGAGGACAGTGACGGGGCAGGAGATGTGCAGCATATTATCCGGACTGCAGATTTGTCTTTGGATGTGGAGAATCTTGATAATGTGCTGGGTGAAGTCAGGCAGATTGTACAGCAGGCCGGCGGGTTTATAGCTGAATCCAGTGTGTACGGCGCGGAGGAAAACCGTCGTTCCAGCCTGACCCTACGCATACCGGCAAATCAGATGGACGATGTGTTGGCAGAAATTGATTCCCTGGGCAAGCAGACCCATAAAAGCACCGGCGGCAGAGATGTGACGCTGCAGTACGTGGATTTGGAAGCAAGAATCCGTAATCTACAGCGGCAGGAAGAGCGGCTTTTGGATATTTTGCAGGATGCGGATACTGTGGAGGAGATTCTGCAGGTAGAGCAGGAGCTGGGTCGCATCAGGGGAGAGTTGGAATCGCTGACAGCTGAATTCCGTTACCTTAGTGACCGGGTAGATTATGCCACAATTCATGTATCACTTCGCCAGACGCCAACGGCCAGCCCCACCATTACCGGTACCGGCTTGCAGGGGGTTTGGCAGCGTGGGGTAGCCGGTCTTATAAATTCTGTAAATGCCATGGTGACGGGGTTGGGTAATTTTCTGGTATTTTTGTTGACCGCCCTGCCTTATCTTTTGTTTTTTGCTGTGGTGGGTGTGCCCGTTTCTTTGCTGATTCGCAGGTTTGCAGGGAATCGTCCGCGAACTCCTGATGCGTAA
- the rnhA gene encoding ribonuclease HI, translating into MKDVIIYTDGACSGNPGPGGWGAVLRYGSHEKEISGGDEKTTNQRMELQAAISALELLKEPCKVKLHSDSAYLVNAFKQRWFDKWQKNGWVNSKKEPVVNRDLWERLLELDRKHDIEWVKVKGHADDELNNRCDQLARDAVPR; encoded by the coding sequence ATGAAAGACGTTATTATTTATACCGATGGAGCTTGTTCCGGTAACCCGGGACCGGGCGGCTGGGGTGCTGTTCTGCGCTATGGTTCCCATGAAAAGGAGATCTCCGGTGGTGATGAAAAAACCACTAATCAAAGGATGGAGCTGCAGGCAGCCATTTCCGCGCTGGAGCTGTTGAAGGAGCCCTGTAAGGTGAAGCTGCACAGCGACAGTGCTTATCTGGTTAATGCCTTTAAGCAGCGCTGGTTTGATAAATGGCAAAAAAACGGCTGGGTCAACAGTAAAAAAGAGCCGGTGGTAAACCGTGATTTATGGGAGCGGCTATTGGAGTTGGACCGCAAACATGACATAGAGTGGGTTAAAGTTAAAGGCCACGCCGATGATGAACTAAACAACCGCTGCGACCAATTGGCCCGTGATGCGGTTCCCCGTTAA